In Chlamydiota bacterium, a single window of DNA contains:
- the tlyC_2 gene encoding Hemolysin C, which produces MTCLTFLILFLILSLLNVGFSTAVRTLPMTSIKKFFGQYNHLFFYFPIHKRLFQPYEMQSLYFFSEWNKSFLIFLYAISSVCAQNTLFSFQLLYQQALAVIALVFILILLQSFIEMLAYRYSKKVLLTIGPIVSLLYLLTIPLAYLFLKLQLVSLHKMPKKSPHTRKIEELLESLKDSKTTSADSSEHKLIESVLSLRKTKVREVMQPRIDLFAIEASTLIKDVIKECIEEGYSRVPIYKEELDNIVGVLMIKDILEVIEDKEKLQKPVETLTIKPLFTPESKSIALLLQEFRSKHTHIAIVVDEYGGTKGVVTIEDILEEIVGEIEDEYDIDEDVEFFPLPSGGYVVDSTMSINDIEEKLKIKIPSDGDYDTLGGFVFHRAGIIPEKGFVIETDDFKIEILSSNERKIDKIKLISKHKK; this is translated from the coding sequence ATGACCTGTCTGACTTTTCTCATTCTTTTTCTGATCCTTAGTTTGCTCAATGTGGGTTTTTCCACTGCTGTGCGCACTTTACCAATGACCTCAATCAAAAAATTCTTTGGACAATACAACCACCTCTTTTTCTACTTTCCTATCCACAAACGCCTTTTTCAACCTTATGAAATGCAATCGCTCTACTTTTTTTCAGAATGGAACAAATCCTTTTTGATCTTTTTATATGCCATCAGTTCTGTTTGTGCCCAAAACACCCTTTTTTCATTCCAGCTGCTCTACCAGCAAGCACTTGCCGTTATCGCCCTTGTTTTTATCCTCATTTTACTCCAATCATTCATCGAAATGCTCGCCTATCGCTATTCTAAAAAAGTGCTTTTGACGATAGGACCCATTGTTTCACTTTTATATCTTTTAACCATTCCTCTAGCCTATCTTTTTCTAAAACTCCAACTTGTCTCCTTGCACAAGATGCCCAAAAAAAGCCCTCATACGCGCAAAATTGAAGAATTATTAGAATCTCTCAAAGACTCTAAAACAACCTCAGCAGACTCTTCGGAACATAAGCTGATCGAATCTGTGCTTTCTTTGAGAAAAACGAAGGTGCGCGAAGTAATGCAGCCCAGAATTGATCTTTTTGCCATTGAAGCCTCCACACTTATCAAAGATGTGATCAAAGAATGTATTGAAGAAGGCTATTCTCGCGTTCCCATTTACAAAGAAGAATTGGACAATATCGTAGGTGTCCTAATGATCAAAGACATTCTAGAGGTCATCGAGGATAAGGAAAAACTCCAAAAGCCTGTCGAAACCCTTACCATCAAACCTCTTTTCACTCCTGAGAGCAAATCCATTGCGCTGCTTTTACAAGAATTTCGTTCCAAGCATACGCATATTGCCATTGTTGTCGACGAATATGGAGGCACCAAAGGCGTGGTCACCATCGAAGATATTCTAGAAGAAATTGTAGGTGAAATTGAGGATGAATATGATATCGATGAAGATGTGGAGTTCTTCCCTCTTCCTAGCGGAGGTTATGTGGTCGATAGCACCATGTCCATCAATGATATTGAAGAAAAGCTAAAGATCAAAATCCCCAGCGATGGAGATTACGATACACTAGGGGGCTTCGTCTTTCATCGTGCAGGAATCATTCCAGAAAAAGGTTTTGTCATTGAAACTGACGATTTCAAGATCGAAATCCTCAGTTCCAACGAGCGCAAAATCGACAAAATCAAACTCATATCTAAGCATAAAAAGTAA
- the ybeY gene encoding Endoribonuclease YbeY, which produces MHIHIFNEQSDLPIHSSQVKHLILFVLETFKKKYDEMSVYFVSEEKICAMHQTFFDDPTSTDCISFPMDNENDLGYTILGEIFVCPKAAIDYANAQKKDVFEELSHYVVHGMLHLLGFRDDQEKLKKEMFKKQQSIINKLKTKKLLLAKSQ; this is translated from the coding sequence TTGCATATTCATATTTTTAATGAACAATCCGACCTTCCTATTCACTCTTCCCAAGTGAAGCACTTGATTTTATTTGTTTTAGAAACATTCAAAAAAAAATATGATGAAATGAGCGTCTATTTTGTCAGCGAGGAAAAAATCTGTGCAATGCATCAAACCTTTTTTGATGATCCCACTTCAACAGATTGTATCTCTTTTCCCATGGACAATGAAAACGACCTTGGCTACACCATTTTAGGAGAAATCTTTGTCTGTCCAAAAGCCGCAATAGATTATGCAAACGCACAAAAAAAAGATGTCTTTGAAGAGCTGTCCCATTACGTGGTTCATGGCATGTTGCACCTTTTGGGATTTCGTGATGATCAAGAAAAACTAAAGAAAGAGATGTTCAAAAAACAGCAAAGTATTATAAACAAACTAAAAACAAAAAAATTGCTATTAGCTAAATCACAATGA